The stretch of DNA CTCGGAGACGAAGGCCAAGGTCGGCACGGACGCCAAGGTGTTCCCGTTCCCGGCGGTCGGCGGTGAGTCCCCGGCGGTCGTCGGCGGTGACGCCGCCGTGGCGCTGAAGGACAGCAAGGGCGCCCAGGCGCTGCTCACCTTCCTCGCGTCGCCGGACTCGGCCAAGATCTGGGCGGAGTCGGGCGGTTTCGTCTCGCCGAACAAGAACCTCGACCTGGCGGCGTACCCGAACGACGTGCAGCGGGACATCGCCAAGGCGCTGATCGCGGCGGGCGACGACATCCGCTTCGACATGTCCGACCAGGCCCCGCAGGCCTTCGGCGGCACGCCGGGCAAGGGTGAGTGGAAGGCGTTGCAGGACTTCCTGAAGAACCCGAAGGACGTCGCGGGCACGCAGAAGGCGCTGGAGACGGCCGCCGCCAAGGCCTACAAGGACTGACGCGGTGGCGTCCGCGAACGCCGGGGACACGCCGAGTGTGGCGCTGCCCCCGGCCCCGAAACCGCGCAAGAGCGTGACCGGCACACGCAAGGGCATGGCGGTGCTGTTCCTGGCGCCCGCTCTGGTGCTGCTCGGCGCGCTCGTCCTCTACCCCATCGGGTACTCGCTCTTCCGCAGCTTCTTCGACAAGTCGGGCGACTTCACGGCGTTCGGCAACTACAAGACCCTGTTCACGGACGACACCATCCTCACCGCGATCAAGAACAACGCGATCTGGGTGGTGGTCGCGCCGACGGTCGCGACGGGGCTCGGCCTGATCTTCGCCGTGCTCACCGAACGCATCCGCTGGGGAACGGCGTTCAAGCTGGTCATCTTCATGCCGATGGCGATATCGATGCTCGCGGCCGGCATCATCTTCCGGCTCGTGTACGAGTCGGATCCCGACCGGGGTGTCGCCAACGCCATCTTCGTGACCGCGCACGACACCTTCGCCGAGTCGTCCGCCTTCCCGCAGGCGCATCCCAGTACGGAGTCGCCGCTGAAGGCGGCGGACGGGGGCGCCTTCATCACCCGTAAGACGGTGAGCGCGGGCACCCCCGTCGTCCTCCCCCTGACCGGTGTCGCGCCGGACAACATGCCGGACGGCGCCAAGTCCGCCGCGGCCGCGAAGCCGGACCCCGGCAAGGTCACCGGCACGGCCTGGCAGGACTTCACCCGCGGCAAGGGCCGGGGCGAGATGAACGCCCCGGACAAGACCGAGTTCGGCTATCCCGGGATCAAGATCGAGGCCGTCAAGGACGGCAAGGTGGTGGCATCGGCCGAGGCGGCGGACGACGGCACCTTCGCGCTCCCCAAGGAGGCGGACGGCGCCCAACTCCGCTTCCCCGCAAGCAACTTCCGTGAGCCGTACAACGGAGTGGACTGGCTCGGCCCCTCCCTCATCACGCCCGCGGTGATCGGCTCGTACCTGTGGATCTGGGTGGGCTTCGCGATGGTCCTGATCGCGGCCGGCCTCGCCAGCGTGCCGCGTGAACTCCTGGAGGCCGCCCGCGTGGACGGCGCCAACGAGTGGCAGGTGTTCCGCAGGATCACGGTGCCGATCCTCGCGCCGGTGCTCGCGGTGGTGACGGTCACGCTCATGATCAACGTACTGAAGATCTTCGACCTGATCTTCATCATCGCGCCGAACTCCTCGAAGGACGACGCGAACGTCCTGGCGCTCCAGCTCTACAACTCCGCGTTCCTCGACAAGGATTCGGGCGTGGCGAGCGCGATCGCCGTGCTGCTCTTCCTCCTCGTGATCCCGGTGATGCTCTTCAACGTCAGGCGACTTCGGCGGGAGGCTCGGCGATGACCACCCAAGTCGAAGTGGTGCAGGCGAAGCAGTCGCTCGGCGGGCGGATCGCCTCCGTCCTGAGCGGCACCGCCGTACGCGTCTTCCTCACCGTCGTCGCGCTCTTCTGGCTGGTGCCGACGATCGGTCTGCTGCTCGGCTCGCTGCGCAGCTCGGCCGACATGGCGGAGAGCGGCTGGTGGAAGGTCTTCTCCACGCCGTCGCAGATGACGCTGGACAACTACACGAACCTGCTCAAGGACGAGACGATCACCGACTCGATCCTGTCCAGCATCATGATCACCGTCCCGGCGACGCTGCTCGTCGTGATCATCGGGTCCCTCGCCGGATACGCCTTCGCGTGGATGGAGTTCCCGGGCCGCGACTGGTGGTTCATCGGCGTCGTCGGGTTGCTCGTGGTGCCGGTGCAGGTGGCGCTGCTACCGGTGTCGAAGATCTTCGGCGCGATCGGCATCTTCGAGACGACGATCGGCGTGGTCATCTTCCACGTGGCCTTCGGGCTGCCGTTCGCGATCTTCCTCCTGCGGAACTTCTTCGCGGAGATCCCCCGCGAACTCCTGGAGGCCGCGCGCCTGGACGGAGCCGGTGAACTGCGGCTCTTCTTCCGGGTCGTGATGCCGCTCGGCGCGCCCGCGATCGCCTCCCTCGGCATCTTCCAGTTCCTCTGGGTCTGGAACGACATGCTGATCGCGCTGATCTTCGCCGACTCCGAGAGCCCGCCGATCACGGTCGCGCTCCAGCAGCAGGTGCGGTCCTTCGGCGACAACGTGCAGATCCTGGCGCCCGGCGCGTTCATCTCGATGGTGATCCCGCTGGCCGTGTTCTTCGCGTTCCAGCGGCAGTTCGTGTCCGGCGTGATGGCGGGCGCGGTGAAGTAACCGATCACGAGTAACAGTGGAACCTGAGTTCGACGAGTGAGGCGGCCAAGCACCGGGGCCGCCTCACTCGCGTCTATCCCCCATATGCCACATACGGCGTAACTCGACCGGCCGCCGGGGCGTTTCCGGGCAGTATGCCCGCGCCGACCCATGGATGTGCCTTGCCCCGGTTCAGTGTCATCGTGCCCGTGTACAAGGTGCAGGCATATCTGCACGCATGCCTCGAATCCGTCCTCGAGCAATCGTTCACGGACTTCGAGCTGATCGTGGTCGACGACGCCTCACCCGACGCATGCGGCGCCCTCATCGACGAGCGCGCGGCCCGTGACACCCGCATGAAGGCCGTCCACCTCAAGGAGAACGTCGGTCTGGGCCCGGCCCGCAACGCCGGCATGAAGCGCGCCAGCGGCGACTACCTGATCTTCCTCGACAGCGACGACACCCTCACCCCCCACTCCCTGCACGCGATCTCCGACCGCATCAAGGAGACCGACGAGCCGGACGTCCTGATCTACGACTACGCGCGCACCTTCTGGTCGGGCGAGGCCGTGCGCAACCAGTTCGCGAGCCTCCTGAAGGAGGAGGGCCCCGCCCCCTTCCGGCTGAGCGAGAGGCCCGGCCTGCTGCGCCTCCTGATGGTCGCCTGGAACAAGGCCTACCGCCGCGACTTCATCGAACGCGAGGGCTTCACCTTCCCGCCCGGCCTCTACGAGGACACGCCCTGGACCGCTCCGGTCCTGATGAAGGCGGGCTCGATCGCCACCCTCGACCGGGTCTGCGTGCACTACCTCCAGCGCCGCCGCGGCAGCATCCTGCGCACCACGACCCGCAGGCACTTCGAGATCTTCGACCAGTACGAGCGGGTCTTCGCGTTCCTCGACGAGCACCCGGAACTCTCGGCGGCCTGGCGGCCCGTCCTCTTCAGGAAGATGGTCGACCACCTCTCGGCGGTCTTCAGCAAGCGGGACCGCCTCCCGCGCGGCAGCCGCGCCGAATTCCTGCGCAAAGCCCGCACCCACTACCGCCGATACCGCGTCCCCGGCGCCCGCCCACGCGCCCGCGTCCGCGCCCGGGTCCGGCACGGCCTCGTACGCCTTGGCACGCACCGCACCTACCGGACCCTGTGGACGGCGCTGCGGGTCAGGTCACGGGCCAAGCGGTACGCGGCGAGAGCGCGGCACCGCGCCAAGGGTGCCGTGCTGCAACTGCACTACCGCATCCAGCTGCGCCTGCCGCTGCGCGCCGACCGCGCGGTCTTCTCCTCGTACTGGGGGCGCGGCTACGGCTGCAACCCCGGCGCCCTGGAGGCCGCGGTGCGCGAGCACGCCCCGCACATCCGCACCGCGTGGATCGCGGACCCCGCCCACCACCACACCCTGCCGACGGCCACCCGCAGGCTGCGCCCCGGCACGGCCGCGTACTGGAGCGCCCTCGCGCGCTCCAAGTACCTCGTGAACAACGTCGACTTCGACCGCAGGCTCGTCAAACGCCCCGGCCAGATCATGATCCAGACCCAGCACGGCACCCCCCTGAAGCTGATGGGCCTCGACCTCCAGGACCGGCCCGCCGCCGCCCGGGGCATGGACTTCGCCGCCCTCCTGCGCAACGCCGACAAATGGGACTACGTCCTGTCGGCGAACCGGCACTCCACGCTGGTCTGGGAGCGCGTCTACCCCGCCTCGTACACCACGCTCGAGTACGGCTACCCGCGCAACGACATCTACCAGCGGGCGAGCTCCGCCGACGTGGCCCGCATCCGCGAGTCCCTCGGCATCCCCCCGGGCGCCGTCGCCATCCTCTACGCGCCCACCCACCGCGACTACCGCCACACCCAGCTGCGCTCCCTCGACCTGGAGCGGATGCTGCACAACCTCGGCCCGCGCTTCGTCGTCCTGACCCGCGCCCATCACTCGTACGGGGCGCCCCTGGCGCCCAGCTCGGGCCGCCTGATCGACGTGTCGGACCATCCGGACGTCGAGTCCCTCTGCCTCGCGTCCGACGCCCTGGTCACCGACTACTCCTCGCTCATGTTCGACTACGCCAACCTCGACCGCCCCGTCGTCCTGCACGCCACCGACTGGGAGGCGTACGAAGCGGCCCGCGGCACCTACTTCGACGTGCGCGAGTTCCCGCCGGGCGCGGTCGCGCGCAGCGAGGACGAGCTCACCGACATCTTCGCCACCGGCCACTGGCGCGGCTCGCGCTCGGCGCAGCTGCGCGCCGCCTTCCGAGACCGCTTCTGCGTGTACGACGACGGGCGGGCCGCTGAACGAGTTGTGAGGCATGTGGTGCTCGGTGAGGCAGGGGGTCTACCGTCTGTGGCGCCACTCGCGGACCGGCACCCGGCGCCGGCCGCGGGGGTGGCCGATGAGCCGCTGCCGCGGGCCGACGTCTCCCCGCCCGCGCCGCGCTTCTGACCGCGCACTGTCCGCCTTCCCCCATCCCCGGGACCAGATATGCGACACGCTTCCGCCACCACGCCCGCGACCACCACCGGCCAGGACAACGGCCAGGACAACGGCCAGCTGCCGCGGCCGCGCCGACTCTCCGATGTGAAGGGGTGGTTCCACCCGGTCGACCAGGTGCTCTTCGACTGGATCCTGAGCCGGCAGCGCGACCTGGAGCAGCGGGGCGATCTGCTGGAGCTCGGCGCGTATCTGGGCAAGAGCGCCATCTTCATGGGCGCGTATCTGCGCGCGGAGGAGACCTTCACCGTCTGTGACCTCTTCGACTCGCCCGCCCCCGACGAGGCCAACTCCGCCGAGATGGGCCGCTCGTACGCCACGCTGACGCGCCGCGCCTTCGAGGCCAACTACGGCTCGTTCCACGACGGTCTGCCGCGGATCGTCCAGGAGCCGTCCTCCGGCATCACCGCGCACGTGGACGCGGACAGCTGCCGCTTCGTGCACATCGACGCCTCGCATCTGTACGAGCACGTCCACGCCGACATCACCGCCGCCAAGAAGCTGCTCGGGCAGGACGGGATCGTCGTGCTCGACGACTTCCGGGCCGAGCACTGTCCGGGCGTGGCCGCGGCGACCTGGGGTGCCGTGGCGAGCACGGGGCTCAAACCGCTGACCATCACGGCCACCAAGTTCTATGGGACATGGGGGAGTTACGACGCGATCCACGCCGATCTCGCCGCGTTCCTGAAGGAGCGGGACGACATGTGGCACGGCGCCGAGGAGGTCGCGGGCTACCCGATGATCCGGATCAGCGGCAAGAAGGCGAAGCAGCCGGAGCACCCGGTGTCACGGCACGCGGACGAGCCCGTCCCGGAGCTGGCGGGAAGGACGCCCGAGCCCGCAGCAGCCGGGGGCAGGGCCCGGGGCCTCCTGTCGTCGCTGCTCGCGCGCACGGGGCGTTCCTGACCTCCGGAGAGCTCAGCGCTCAAGGAGATCGAAAAGCTCCTCCCAGCGCTCGAGCACCCGCGCCTCGGAGAATCGCTGTACGTTCCTGCGGGCCCGCTCCCCCATCGCGTCCCGCAGCCGTGGGTTGCCGGTGAGGCGCAGGAGGCGGTCGGCGAGGGCCTCGATGTCGCCGGCGGGGGCGAGCAGGCCGTCCTCGCCGTGGCGCACGATCTCGCGTACGCCGGGCGCGCAGTCGAAGGCCGCGCACGGCACCGCGCTGGCCATCGCCTCCATCAGGGCCAGCGGGAAGCCCTCGCCGCGGGACGACTGCACGAAGAGGGAGCTCTCGGCGAGCACGCCCGGCACATCGCTGGTGCGGCCCCGCCACTCCACCGACCCGTCGAGGCCAAGGCGCGTGCACTGCTGCTTGAGGTCGGCCTCGTCCGCTCCCGCGCCGTAGATCCGCAGCGTCCAGTCGGGGCGCTGCGGGGCCACGAGCGCCCAGGTGTCGACGAGCATGTCGACGCCCTTCTGGTCGGCGAGCCTGCCGATGCTGCACACCACCTTGCGGTCGCGCCGCGAGGGCACCGCGGGGAGGTGGGCGAGGGCGTTCGGCATCGCGCCGACGTTGTGCATGCCGTCGGTGATCCAGTCGTCGGCGTCCTCCTGGGTGAGCGCGAGCCAGCGGTCCACGGAGGGGTAGCTGCGCTTGACCGCTCGGTAGCGGTGGCAGGCACGGGTGTAGGCGTACGACTCGTGGCTCATGCCGATGATGCGCAGGCCCGCGGTGTCCGCCTCCCTGATCCACTCCATCGGCCAGACCTGCGTGACGATGGCGACCGCGCCGGGCCGCGCGGCACGGAAGATCTCCGAGAGCCGGTCGACGGTGCGGCGCTTGGCGGCGATCCGCGCCGATTCGCGACGGCGCGCCACCACGTTGAGGCGGCCGAGACCGCGCGCCGGGCGCGGAGTCTGCGGATGCTCGCGGTAGAGGCTGGTCACGGGGTAGCCGCGGTCTTCGGGGAGTTCCAGTTTCAGCTCGGCCTCGTGGACGCCGATGACGTGCACGCGGTGGCCGTTGCGCTGGAAGAGCCGGGCCATCTGGTGGGCCCAGGCGGTGACGCCGCCGAGTTCGTCGACGGTGTTCGCCACGAGGAAGAGATCGCGGCTCTTCGTCGCGGTCGCGATCCTCGTGGTCGCGAACGTCGTGGTCATGCCCCGCCCCTCTTCTCCGTGTTCCCGAACCGCTCGCCGTTCCCGAACCGCTCGCCGTTCCCGAACCGCTCGCCGAAGAGCGCGTCCACCACGTCGGCCGCGGCCCGCCCCTGGTCGTACGCCCCGAACCGCGCGGCGAACGCCCGCCGGGGCTCCGCCCACGCGCCGTCGGTCTGCTTGAGCGTGGCGAGCACGCGCAGCAGTTCCTCCTCCGTCTCGACGACGGGTCCGCCCGCCTCGTCCCGCAGCGCGAAGTAGCTGCCGCGCTCGGCCGCGTACGCGTCGAGGTCCGGCGCGAAGTGCACCAACGGCCGGTCCAGGAGCGCGAAGTCGAACATGATCGACGAGTAGTCGGTGATCAGGACGTCGGCGAGGCACAGCAGCTCGCTCACGTCGTGGTGGTCCGACACATCGAGGACCGTGCCGGGCGGGCAGACCGGGAGGCCTGCCGTCTCCATGTAGTGGGTGCGCACCAGGAGGACGTGGGTGTCGCCGAAGCGGTCGGCGAACTTGCGTACGTCGAGGGGCAGTCGCACCGTCTTGCTGTTCTTGGGCACACCGCGGAACGTCGGTGCGTACAGGACCACCGTCTTGTGGTCGGGGATGCCGAGGTCGGCGGCCACCGGCGGCCGCGGGAAACGGCCCGACGCCTCGTCGCGGACGCGCGCGGCGACCAGCCGGTCGTTGCGCGGGTAGCCGCAGCGCAGCAGCCGCTCCTCGGGGATCTTGTAGGCGCGCGCCAGGGTGTTCACGTCGTGCTCGGAGCGCACAAGGAAGTGGTCGAAGCGGTCGACGGCCTGCTTGAGGCGCTCGCGCTGCGGGGCGTTCTGCGTCTTCAGGCGCGCCTCGTCGAAGCCCATGCGCTTGTACGCGGAGCCGTGCCAGGTCTGGAGGTACGTGGTGTGGCGCGGCTTGTCCAGGGCGTGCGGGAAGCCCTGGTTGTCGATCCAGAACTCGGCGCGGGCGAGGGCCCACAGGTAGCGCCATGACCAACGGGCCACCAGGCGGGTGGAGTCGGGGAATCCGTCGGCCGAAGCGGCGTACGACCAGGTGCAGCGCAGCCGCAGCCCCCGGTCGGTGATCTCCTGGTGGACGGCGCGCGGGCTGTCGCCGTAGCACCTGCCCATGTGGCTCTCGAAGACGACCGAGCCCTTGCTGACGGGGAGCCGCCGCAGCACACGCCGGTAGACGCGCAGCTTGACCGGCACGCCGCTGAGCGCGTCCCACCTCTTGCGCAGGGCGCGCAGCCGGACCTTGAGCCTGCGCGCGGGGCGGAAGTGCGTGACGTAGTGCAGTGCCGCGCGCAGGGTGCGGGCGGCTCGGTGGCGGGGTGCGAGGCGCAGCTCCAGCTTGTTCCCGACGGTGACGCCGGCTCCTCGGCTCTCTCCCACGGTCTCCGGCTCGGCGACGAGTTCGGTGGTCATGTCCTGGCCGCCGGCGGCGAGTTGGAGCCGGGGCTCCCAGGCTCGGTCGCCGATGCCGAGGTCCCGCAGTCGTGCGGTGAGGGTCAGGCCGGCCCGCCAGACGACCGCGCCGCCGTCGTAGTGCACCTCCTCCACGGGTACGCGGAAGCCGCGCCGCCGCGCGCCGCGTGCCCGCACGTCGAGCCAGGCGGTGAGCGGCGGCCGGTCGGGCACCAGACCGCCTGGCAGCACGACACGCCCTTCGAGGACCGCCTTGCCTCCCTCGGCCTTGCCGCCCTCGATGTCGCACCTGGTGAGGCGGTTCAGGAGGCGGGCCTCGCCCAACTGCTGGTACTGGTAGCCGAGTTCACTGACGTCGAGCACTTCTCGTAGGCGGGGGTCGTCGAGCCCGTCCGCGCGCCAGTAGACCTTCCCCTCCCGTTCGGTCAGTTCCGATACGACGGTGCCCGGCCTCGCGAGCGCGTACGCGGCCGCGAGCACGCCGTCCGTGTCGCCCTCCGCGAGCAGCCGCACGCACACCCGCTCCACGGGATCGAGGGCGTCCAGGGCGCGCAGGTCGACGCGGCCCTGGAGGTGCGGGGCGATTCCCGCCGTGGTCCGGCGCCGTTCCTCCGCGGTGAGCTGCGGGAACGTACGGGCGCAGGGCAGCACGTGGTCGACGAGGAAGGCCCGCTCGCGCCGGTCGCCCAGGTCGAGACGGCCGAGGCTCACCAGGAGCCCGGCGACGCGGTCGTTGACGGCGGCGAGCGCGGGGGTCTCGCGGGCGGGGGCGGGCGCCGCACGGTGGGTGGTGATCAGGTTCGGTACGAGGGTGATGCCGCGTACCCCGAGGGCGGCCTCGACGCCGAAGAGGACCTCGCTGTGGTCGAGGTCCTCCGCGTACCGCAGACGCATGCGGTCGAGGACGTCACGGCGGACGCAGAACCCGGCGATCAGGGAGTCCCTGGCGACGAGTTCGGGGGCGTCGGAGAGGTTCTCGACCTTCCTCGTCCTCGCGTGCAGTCCGTCCTGCCATCCCGGTCCGCGCTCCTTCTTGCCGCTGCCCGTGAGCCGCGTCCAGCGCCCCGCCACCAGATCGGCGCCGGTGGAGCGCGCGGCGTCGAAGAGGTTGCGGCAGGCGTGCTGCTCCAGGAGTTCGCCCTCGCCGAGCACGATGACGTACCGCCCGCGTGCCGCGTCGAGCCCGAGGTTCCGCGCGGCGGCGACCGGCATCTCGCGGTCGGCACGGACCAGGCGCACCCGGTGCGGCTGGTCGGCGGCGAGCGCCTGCGCCGCGTCGCGGGCGGGGCCGTCGGCGCCGGGGTCGACGACGACCGCCTCGACGTTGCCCATGGTCTGGTCGAGCACGGACCGCACCGACTCCCGCAGCGCCTCGACGTCCGTGCCTGCGACCACGACACAGCTGACGTCGTGCAGATCCGGCGTGCTCATGCGCGGCCTCCTTCCAGCATCGCGTCCGCGACACCGGCGGCCGCGTTCCCGTCGTCCAGGTCGCAGAAGACCTCGCGGAACCTGTCGTACGCGTCGGCGTACGCGGCGGTGGCGGCCGCCGGGTCGCGCAGCGCCTCGATGACCTCGTCGCTCGTGCCGAGCAGCGGTCCCGGCGCCTGCGCCTCGAAGTCGAAGTAGAAGCCGCGCAGGGTGTCGCGGTAGTGGTCGAGGTCGTAGGTGTGGAAGAGCATCGGGCGGCCGGTCTGCGCGAAGTCGAACATCAGGGACGAGTAGTCCGTCACCAGGACGTCGCTGATCAGGAGCAGTTCGCTGACGTCGGGGTGGCGCGAGACGTCGCGCACGAAGTCCGAGCCGGGGACGGTGCCGCCGACGAGGTAGTGCCTGCGGACGAGGAGCACATGGTCGTCGCCGATGGCGCGTTCGGCGGCGGCGAGGTCGAGCTGGAGGTCGAGGGCGTAGCGGCCGGCCTGCTTGGGCTGGTTCTCGCGCCAAGTGGGCGCGTACAGGACGACGCGTCTGCCTTCGGGGATGCCGAGCCTTTCGCGTACGGATGCCGCGACCTTGGCGCGGTCGACGGCGTGCAGCAGGTCGTTGCGGGGATAGCCGCGTTCCAGGACCTCGCCGGTGTAGCCGAAGGCGCCGCGCAGGACGGGCGTCGAGAAGCGGTTCGGGGAGACGAGGACGCTCCACTGGTCGGCGCGTCCTGGCAGGGTCGCCATGTAGGCGCGGTCTCCGGAGGCGTGGCCCGCGAGGTCGCGGCCGATGCGCTTGAGCGGGGTGCCGTGCCAGGTCTGCACGACGTACTGGCCGTCGGCGCGCTCGAACCAGTCGGGCAGCTGGGTGTTGGTC from Streptomyces sp. BA2 encodes:
- a CDS encoding carbohydrate ABC transporter permease; translation: MTGTRKGMAVLFLAPALVLLGALVLYPIGYSLFRSFFDKSGDFTAFGNYKTLFTDDTILTAIKNNAIWVVVAPTVATGLGLIFAVLTERIRWGTAFKLVIFMPMAISMLAAGIIFRLVYESDPDRGVANAIFVTAHDTFAESSAFPQAHPSTESPLKAADGGAFITRKTVSAGTPVVLPLTGVAPDNMPDGAKSAAAAKPDPGKVTGTAWQDFTRGKGRGEMNAPDKTEFGYPGIKIEAVKDGKVVASAEAADDGTFALPKEADGAQLRFPASNFREPYNGVDWLGPSLITPAVIGSYLWIWVGFAMVLIAAGLASVPRELLEAARVDGANEWQVFRRITVPILAPVLAVVTVTLMINVLKIFDLIFIIAPNSSKDDANVLALQLYNSAFLDKDSGVASAIAVLLFLLVIPVMLFNVRRLRREARR
- a CDS encoding carbohydrate ABC transporter permease, whose translation is MTTQVEVVQAKQSLGGRIASVLSGTAVRVFLTVVALFWLVPTIGLLLGSLRSSADMAESGWWKVFSTPSQMTLDNYTNLLKDETITDSILSSIMITVPATLLVVIIGSLAGYAFAWMEFPGRDWWFIGVVGLLVVPVQVALLPVSKIFGAIGIFETTIGVVIFHVAFGLPFAIFLLRNFFAEIPRELLEAARLDGAGELRLFFRVVMPLGAPAIASLGIFQFLWVWNDMLIALIFADSESPPITVALQQQVRSFGDNVQILAPGAFISMVIPLAVFFAFQRQFVSGVMAGAVK
- a CDS encoding bifunctional glycosyltransferase/CDP-glycerol:glycerophosphate glycerophosphotransferase, whose protein sequence is MPRFSVIVPVYKVQAYLHACLESVLEQSFTDFELIVVDDASPDACGALIDERAARDTRMKAVHLKENVGLGPARNAGMKRASGDYLIFLDSDDTLTPHSLHAISDRIKETDEPDVLIYDYARTFWSGEAVRNQFASLLKEEGPAPFRLSERPGLLRLLMVAWNKAYRRDFIEREGFTFPPGLYEDTPWTAPVLMKAGSIATLDRVCVHYLQRRRGSILRTTTRRHFEIFDQYERVFAFLDEHPELSAAWRPVLFRKMVDHLSAVFSKRDRLPRGSRAEFLRKARTHYRRYRVPGARPRARVRARVRHGLVRLGTHRTYRTLWTALRVRSRAKRYAARARHRAKGAVLQLHYRIQLRLPLRADRAVFSSYWGRGYGCNPGALEAAVREHAPHIRTAWIADPAHHHTLPTATRRLRPGTAAYWSALARSKYLVNNVDFDRRLVKRPGQIMIQTQHGTPLKLMGLDLQDRPAAARGMDFAALLRNADKWDYVLSANRHSTLVWERVYPASYTTLEYGYPRNDIYQRASSADVARIRESLGIPPGAVAILYAPTHRDYRHTQLRSLDLERMLHNLGPRFVVLTRAHHSYGAPLAPSSGRLIDVSDHPDVESLCLASDALVTDYSSLMFDYANLDRPVVLHATDWEAYEAARGTYFDVREFPPGAVARSEDELTDIFATGHWRGSRSAQLRAAFRDRFCVYDDGRAAERVVRHVVLGEAGGLPSVAPLADRHPAPAAGVADEPLPRADVSPPAPRF
- a CDS encoding class I SAM-dependent methyltransferase; translated protein: MRHASATTPATTTGQDNGQDNGQLPRPRRLSDVKGWFHPVDQVLFDWILSRQRDLEQRGDLLELGAYLGKSAIFMGAYLRAEETFTVCDLFDSPAPDEANSAEMGRSYATLTRRAFEANYGSFHDGLPRIVQEPSSGITAHVDADSCRFVHIDASHLYEHVHADITAAKKLLGQDGIVVLDDFRAEHCPGVAAATWGAVASTGLKPLTITATKFYGTWGSYDAIHADLAAFLKERDDMWHGAEEVAGYPMIRISGKKAKQPEHPVSRHADEPVPELAGRTPEPAAAGGRARGLLSSLLARTGRS
- a CDS encoding glycosyltransferase, with amino-acid sequence MTTTFATTRIATATKSRDLFLVANTVDELGGVTAWAHQMARLFQRNGHRVHVIGVHEAELKLELPEDRGYPVTSLYREHPQTPRPARGLGRLNVVARRRESARIAAKRRTVDRLSEIFRAARPGAVAIVTQVWPMEWIREADTAGLRIIGMSHESYAYTRACHRYRAVKRSYPSVDRWLALTQEDADDWITDGMHNVGAMPNALAHLPAVPSRRDRKVVCSIGRLADQKGVDMLVDTWALVAPQRPDWTLRIYGAGADEADLKQQCTRLGLDGSVEWRGRTSDVPGVLAESSLFVQSSRGEGFPLALMEAMASAVPCAAFDCAPGVREIVRHGEDGLLAPAGDIEALADRLLRLTGNPRLRDAMGERARRNVQRFSEARVLERWEELFDLLER
- a CDS encoding bifunctional glycosyltransferase/CDP-glycerol:glycerophosphate glycerophosphotransferase encodes the protein MSTPDLHDVSCVVVAGTDVEALRESVRSVLDQTMGNVEAVVVDPGADGPARDAAQALAADQPHRVRLVRADREMPVAAARNLGLDAARGRYVIVLGEGELLEQHACRNLFDAARSTGADLVAGRWTRLTGSGKKERGPGWQDGLHARTRKVENLSDAPELVARDSLIAGFCVRRDVLDRMRLRYAEDLDHSEVLFGVEAALGVRGITLVPNLITTHRAAPAPARETPALAAVNDRVAGLLVSLGRLDLGDRRERAFLVDHVLPCARTFPQLTAEERRRTTAGIAPHLQGRVDLRALDALDPVERVCVRLLAEGDTDGVLAAAYALARPGTVVSELTEREGKVYWRADGLDDPRLREVLDVSELGYQYQQLGEARLLNRLTRCDIEGGKAEGGKAVLEGRVVLPGGLVPDRPPLTAWLDVRARGARRRGFRVPVEEVHYDGGAVVWRAGLTLTARLRDLGIGDRAWEPRLQLAAGGQDMTTELVAEPETVGESRGAGVTVGNKLELRLAPRHRAARTLRAALHYVTHFRPARRLKVRLRALRKRWDALSGVPVKLRVYRRVLRRLPVSKGSVVFESHMGRCYGDSPRAVHQEITDRGLRLRCTWSYAASADGFPDSTRLVARWSWRYLWALARAEFWIDNQGFPHALDKPRHTTYLQTWHGSAYKRMGFDEARLKTQNAPQRERLKQAVDRFDHFLVRSEHDVNTLARAYKIPEERLLRCGYPRNDRLVAARVRDEASGRFPRPPVAADLGIPDHKTVVLYAPTFRGVPKNSKTVRLPLDVRKFADRFGDTHVLLVRTHYMETAGLPVCPPGTVLDVSDHHDVSELLCLADVLITDYSSIMFDFALLDRPLVHFAPDLDAYAAERGSYFALRDEAGGPVVETEEELLRVLATLKQTDGAWAEPRRAFAARFGAYDQGRAAADVVDALFGERFGNGERFGNGERFGNTEKRGGA